The Halosimplex litoreum genome has a window encoding:
- a CDS encoding aldo/keto reductase, with protein sequence MEYTTLGSTGVEVSRICLGCMSFGSSDWREWVLDEEDGIELVERARDLGINFFDTANMYSLGESERVLGAALEGHREESVVATKGFFQMDDDDPNSGGLSRKAIEQALDNSLERLGMDTIDLYQIHRWDYDTPIEETLRALDDAVRREKVRYIGASSMWTRQFADALHASDRLGLERFQTMQNHYNLLYREEEREMLPYCEQEDVGVIPWSPLARGYLTRPHEEYDATTRGETDDYAREHPYFEGGGREINERCQELAEEYGATMAQIGLAWLLDKDWVDAPIVGTTSIEHLEDAVEALDISLSESDTEYLEAPYEPVRVSGHE encoded by the coding sequence ATGGAGTACACGACACTCGGGTCGACCGGCGTCGAGGTCAGCCGCATCTGTCTCGGCTGCATGAGCTTCGGCTCCTCGGACTGGCGAGAGTGGGTCTTGGACGAAGAGGACGGTATCGAACTCGTCGAGCGGGCCCGCGACCTGGGGATCAACTTCTTCGACACGGCGAACATGTACTCGCTCGGCGAGTCCGAGCGCGTCCTCGGGGCGGCCCTGGAGGGTCACCGCGAGGAGAGCGTCGTCGCCACGAAGGGCTTCTTCCAGATGGACGACGACGACCCCAACTCGGGCGGGCTCTCTCGGAAGGCAATCGAGCAGGCACTCGACAACTCTCTCGAACGCCTGGGTATGGACACGATCGACCTCTACCAGATCCACCGCTGGGACTACGACACGCCGATCGAGGAGACACTGCGGGCGCTGGACGACGCCGTCCGCCGGGAGAAGGTCCGCTACATCGGCGCTTCCTCGATGTGGACGCGGCAGTTCGCCGACGCTCTGCACGCCAGCGACCGGCTCGGACTCGAACGGTTCCAGACGATGCAGAACCACTACAACCTCCTGTATCGCGAGGAAGAGCGGGAGATGCTCCCCTACTGCGAGCAAGAGGACGTGGGAGTCATCCCGTGGTCGCCGCTGGCCCGCGGCTATCTCACTCGCCCTCACGAGGAGTACGACGCGACGACTCGCGGGGAGACCGACGACTACGCTCGCGAACACCCCTACTTCGAGGGCGGCGGCCGCGAGATCAACGAGCGGTGTCAGGAGCTGGCCGAGGAGTACGGCGCGACGATGGCCCAGATCGGACTGGCGTGGCTGCTCGACAAGGACTGGGTGGACGCGCCGATCGTCGGCACGACCAGCATCGAGCACCTCGAAGACGCCGTCGAGGCGCTCGACATCTCGCTCTCGGAGTCCGACACGGAGTACCTCGAAGCGCCGTACGAGCCGGTCCGCGTGTCCGGCCACGAGTGA
- a CDS encoding PH domain-containing protein, translating into MTDPRDDGDGADPSTEGVAADAESAGESPVGTDGSPSYDPQDVEDPAAGDEDRPVAESVETPGEPRTLDPTVRVEWIVGPLFGALLTAAVVGFITWAVAAKYLPFDRVSSAVAVGGGLFVLSLVYGIVRTVFLYRSWRYVVREESLYLTRGVLTRVQTVVPYVRVQHIDTRRSAFERVLGLSTLVVYTAGSRGADVTIPGLTPDTAEDLQSRLERLAIASEDEDAV; encoded by the coding sequence ATGACAGATCCCCGTGACGACGGCGACGGCGCCGATCCGTCCACCGAGGGCGTCGCTGCCGACGCGGAGTCCGCCGGCGAGTCCCCGGTCGGCACCGACGGGTCACCGTCGTACGATCCCCAGGACGTCGAGGACCCGGCGGCCGGCGACGAGGACCGTCCGGTCGCCGAATCCGTCGAGACGCCGGGCGAACCGCGAACGCTCGATCCGACGGTCCGCGTCGAGTGGATCGTCGGCCCGCTGTTCGGTGCTCTCCTGACGGCGGCGGTCGTCGGATTCATCACGTGGGCGGTCGCCGCGAAGTACCTCCCGTTCGACAGAGTATCCAGCGCCGTCGCCGTCGGTGGCGGCCTGTTCGTCCTGTCGCTGGTGTACGGGATCGTCCGCACCGTCTTCCTCTACCGGTCGTGGCGCTACGTGGTCCGCGAGGAGTCGCTGTATCTCACCCGCGGCGTCCTCACGCGCGTCCAGACGGTGGTCCCCTACGTGCGCGTCCAGCACATCGACACGCGCCGCTCGGCGTTCGAGCGCGTGCTCGGCCTCTCGACGCTGGTCGTCTACACCGCCGGTTCCAGGGGTGCCGACGTGACGATCCCCGGACTCACGCCCGACACGGCCGAGGACCTGCAGTCTCGGCTCGAACGGCTCGCGATCGCCTCCGAGGACGAAGACGCGGTATGA
- a CDS encoding PH domain-containing protein has protein sequence MSDDDSTESEPTPDADDGRDWPPDPDERGPSDDSAPSASERGDATADDPPADDPDRESVGRATAEDVGSGGGSSTTPRIAGPQKLDVLTIPYQIAQQGLSIAIALFVFGGGSASALFGSGRSLLAIGAIVAILLGIAAFVGYFVARYRRFEYELTADTFDIRSGVLSRRKREIPLRRIQNVDISQNVVQRALGVAEVGLETAGGGGTEAQLRYVGVDDAEALQSEISRLSRVAKADDGETAATDEERFETVFSITERELGILALISVDLRIASFLFFGASIFAPSAASMAQPDNWWEYGLGIDSLIGAFLGPLAALGAIAALALVSGVLNAARYYGFRLDRGEEELRYERGLLQKFRGTIPLSKVQTLTLEENVLARALGYAALTIETAGYTPTGGESNGSQSAIPVAERDRVVSLARSLEAFDGSGLERPPKRARLRYGFRYAIGLAILVALLYVGTMVTDFQLYWYVPLVAAPLVPVAAHYKWKNRGYALGEDHVVTRNGFWVRRQKVVPYHRVQTVFSSQTIFQRRRDLATVTVDTAGSQSLTGQDAKAVDIDAEAAERIREAVSDELYGALARRRRGRGRSGPAGDRVGQASGPGSTGDESGAPGD, from the coding sequence ATGAGCGACGACGACTCCACCGAGAGCGAACCGACGCCGGACGCGGACGACGGACGCGACTGGCCGCCCGACCCCGACGAGCGCGGCCCGAGCGACGACTCCGCCCCATCGGCTAGCGAACGCGGCGACGCCACTGCCGACGATCCGCCGGCCGACGACCCCGACCGTGAGTCGGTCGGCCGAGCGACGGCCGAGGACGTCGGGAGCGGAGGAGGCTCGTCGACGACGCCGCGTATCGCGGGCCCACAGAAGCTCGACGTGCTGACCATCCCCTACCAGATCGCCCAGCAGGGCCTCAGCATCGCGATCGCTCTCTTCGTCTTCGGCGGCGGCAGCGCCTCGGCACTGTTTGGCTCGGGGCGAAGTCTGCTGGCGATCGGCGCGATCGTCGCCATCCTCCTCGGGATCGCGGCGTTCGTCGGCTACTTCGTCGCCCGCTATCGCCGCTTCGAGTACGAACTCACCGCCGACACGTTCGACATCAGGTCGGGCGTGCTCTCCCGACGGAAGCGGGAGATCCCGCTGCGCCGCATCCAGAACGTCGACATCAGTCAGAACGTCGTCCAGCGCGCCCTCGGGGTCGCCGAGGTGGGCCTCGAGACGGCCGGTGGCGGCGGGACGGAGGCACAGCTCCGGTACGTCGGCGTCGACGACGCCGAGGCGCTCCAGTCGGAGATCAGCCGACTGAGCCGGGTCGCGAAGGCCGACGACGGCGAGACGGCCGCGACCGACGAGGAGCGCTTCGAGACGGTGTTCTCGATCACCGAGCGCGAACTCGGGATCCTCGCGCTGATCTCCGTCGACCTCCGGATCGCGTCGTTCCTCTTTTTCGGTGCGTCCATCTTCGCGCCGTCGGCCGCCTCGATGGCGCAACCGGACAACTGGTGGGAGTACGGCCTCGGGATCGACAGCCTGATCGGCGCGTTCCTGGGCCCGCTGGCCGCGCTGGGGGCCATCGCGGCGCTCGCGCTCGTCTCGGGCGTGCTCAACGCCGCCCGCTACTACGGGTTCCGCCTCGACCGGGGCGAGGAGGAACTGCGCTACGAGCGCGGGCTCCTCCAGAAGTTCCGGGGCACGATCCCCCTCTCGAAGGTCCAGACGCTGACCCTGGAAGAGAACGTTCTCGCGCGGGCGCTGGGCTACGCCGCGCTGACCATCGAGACGGCCGGGTACACCCCGACCGGCGGGGAGTCGAACGGGTCGCAGTCGGCGATCCCGGTCGCCGAGCGCGACCGCGTCGTCTCGCTGGCCCGCTCGCTGGAAGCGTTCGACGGCTCCGGGCTCGAACGCCCGCCCAAGCGGGCGCGCCTGCGGTACGGCTTCCGCTACGCCATCGGCCTGGCGATCCTCGTCGCGTTGCTGTACGTCGGTACGATGGTCACCGACTTCCAGCTGTACTGGTACGTCCCGCTGGTCGCCGCGCCGCTCGTGCCCGTCGCCGCCCACTACAAGTGGAAAAATCGCGGCTACGCGCTCGGAGAGGACCACGTCGTCACGCGCAACGGCTTCTGGGTCCGCCGGCAGAAGGTCGTCCCCTACCACCGCGTCCAGACCGTCTTCAGCTCCCAGACGATATTCCAGCGCCGGCGCGACCTGGCGACTGTCACCGTCGACACCGCCGGCTCCCAGAGCCTCACAGGACAGGACGCGAAAGCCGTCGACATCGACGCCGAGGCGGCCGAGCGGATCCGCGAGGCGGTCTCCGACGAACTCTACGGGGCGCTCGCGCGCCGCCGCCGAGGGCGTGGTCGTTCGGGACCGGCCGGAGATCGCGTCGGACAGGCCAGCGGGCCCGGCTCGACCGGTGACGAGAGCGGGGCACCCGGCGACTGA